CCTGTCAAAATATCTTTAGGCTCCAATCCCTCGTGTCTTGGATTGTCTCTTGATAACCACTCCATTTTATTAGAGTTTGGACTAAATATTGCAAAACTGGGTATATCTATAGCTTGTGCTAAATGTCTAGGTCCACCCTCGTTTCCAACAAACAAGTCACAGTTAGAAAATAGTGTGAACAACTCACTTTTAGGTATAGACATTATATCTATAACGATATCATAATCCTCTCTAGCCACACTCCAAACTTTTTTTAAATATTTAAACGGATTCTTCTGCTTAGCTTTAGATATTGATATTACTTTATTC
Above is a genomic segment from Cetobacterium sp. ZOR0034 containing:
- a CDS encoding glycosyltransferase family 9 protein; protein product: MKETYPDAKIDYVLYDYVAPLFEHQNYLNKVISISKAKQKNPFKYLKKVWSVAREDYDIVIDIMSIPKSELFTLFSNCDLFVGNEGGPRHLAQAIDIPSFAIFSPNSNKMEWLSRDNPRHEGLEPKDILTGDGYEKLSYEEKYSLITPEKVLEEVERKILLVPKYIEKN